Proteins encoded in a region of the Myxococcales bacterium genome:
- a CDS encoding M4 family metallopeptidase, which translates to MKRFARLGFVAAAGLAVAACATSDDQAIGSAPVFHAGDAASVQLAEDLSLRQLLEVDPTLLRGVDGVWARGVEIDLLGRAHTRVAQSVGGVPVFGAEAIVHLDPTGKFLGMTDRLIRDVAVDPRPTLDTAAATAAAAATAPAAQGLRSVADLQILRHGDKDRLTYRVQLDYTQGGQPFRPVVFVDARTGAVVWSYDNLQTARNREVHNLNHGTALPGPLARTETGAASGDTDVDTNFARLGSTYDCYQGLFGRDSFDNAGAKLISSVHYSTNYVNAYWNGTQMVYGDGDNVNSRSLAISMDVTAHELTHAVTERTSNLIYAGESGGLNEAMSDIFGNVCEWYRDTSGDTGAPASANNWKVGEDIWLASPALRYMNDPALDGASLDYWTSTAGNVDVHYSSGIANLAFYLTAQGGTHPRGKSTTVVTGIGIYDAARVFYLANTANLTPSATFSDARAATVAAATSLFGAGSTQATQVGNAWTAVGVAAPANYQVIDTRAGLASSTSLSFSYPANGATAIKFEIAGGTGDADLYVKRGSAPTSTSYDCRPYTSGNTERCEFNPAQGGTYYVMIVAYATYSGVTLTVSAAGAAPTPETACADGLDNDGDGATDCADSDCAAAPACQAPTTETACADGLDNDGDGATDCADSDCAQAPACQAPATETACADGLDNDGDGATDCADSDCAQAPACQATWTTLASSAFESGWDGFVDGGADAARYRSTTYSASGRYSVQLRSASGAASSFWSPTLTVGSYGTLRIEYSALANSMEAGEDYVVELQRNGGAWTTVADLVVGADFSNGVRHAGAYEVPLAGASSVAVRFRVDASSRSDYVYFDDVAISAR; encoded by the coding sequence ATGAAGCGATTCGCACGACTGGGATTCGTCGCCGCCGCCGGGCTGGCGGTCGCCGCCTGCGCCACCTCCGACGATCAAGCGATCGGCAGCGCGCCGGTCTTTCACGCCGGCGACGCCGCCTCGGTGCAGCTCGCCGAGGACCTGAGCCTGCGCCAGCTCCTCGAGGTCGACCCGACGCTCCTGCGCGGCGTCGACGGCGTGTGGGCCCGCGGCGTCGAGATCGACCTGCTCGGGCGCGCCCACACCCGCGTGGCCCAGTCCGTCGGCGGCGTGCCGGTGTTCGGCGCCGAGGCGATCGTCCACCTCGACCCGACCGGCAAGTTCCTCGGGATGACCGATCGGCTGATCCGCGACGTCGCGGTCGATCCGCGCCCGACGCTCGACACCGCGGCCGCGACCGCCGCCGCCGCCGCGACCGCGCCGGCGGCCCAGGGCCTGCGCAGCGTCGCCGACCTCCAGATCCTCCGCCACGGCGACAAGGATCGCCTGACCTACCGCGTCCAGCTCGACTACACCCAGGGCGGGCAGCCGTTCCGGCCGGTGGTGTTCGTCGACGCGCGGACCGGGGCCGTGGTCTGGAGCTACGACAACCTCCAGACCGCCCGCAACCGCGAGGTCCACAACCTCAACCACGGCACGGCGCTGCCGGGCCCGCTCGCCCGGACCGAGACCGGCGCGGCGTCGGGCGACACCGACGTCGACACCAACTTCGCGCGCCTGGGCTCGACCTACGACTGCTACCAGGGCCTGTTCGGCCGCGACTCGTTCGACAACGCCGGCGCCAAGCTGATCAGCTCGGTCCACTACAGCACCAACTACGTCAACGCCTACTGGAACGGCACCCAGATGGTGTACGGCGACGGCGACAACGTGAACTCGCGCAGCCTGGCGATCTCGATGGACGTCACCGCCCACGAGCTCACCCACGCGGTCACCGAGCGCACGTCCAACCTGATCTACGCCGGTGAGTCGGGCGGCCTCAACGAGGCGATGTCCGACATCTTCGGCAACGTCTGCGAGTGGTACCGCGACACCAGCGGCGACACCGGCGCCCCGGCCTCCGCCAACAACTGGAAGGTCGGCGAGGACATCTGGCTGGCGTCGCCGGCGCTGCGCTACATGAACGACCCGGCGCTCGACGGCGCGTCGCTCGACTACTGGACCTCGACGGCGGGCAACGTCGACGTCCACTACAGCTCGGGCATCGCCAACCTGGCCTTCTACCTCACGGCCCAGGGCGGCACCCACCCGCGCGGCAAGTCGACGACGGTCGTCACCGGCATCGGCATCTACGACGCCGCGCGCGTGTTCTACCTGGCCAACACCGCGAACCTGACCCCGAGCGCGACGTTCTCCGACGCCCGGGCCGCGACGGTCGCGGCCGCGACCTCGCTGTTCGGCGCCGGCTCGACGCAGGCGACCCAGGTCGGCAACGCCTGGACCGCGGTCGGCGTCGCCGCCCCGGCCAACTACCAGGTGATCGACACCCGCGCCGGCCTGGCGTCGTCGACGTCGCTGTCGTTCTCGTACCCGGCCAACGGCGCCACCGCGATCAAGTTCGAGATCGCCGGCGGCACCGGCGACGCCGACCTGTACGTCAAGCGCGGCAGCGCGCCGACCTCGACCAGCTACGACTGCCGCCCGTACACCTCGGGCAACACCGAGCGGTGCGAGTTCAACCCGGCCCAGGGCGGCACCTACTACGTGATGATCGTCGCGTACGCGACCTACTCGGGCGTGACGCTGACGGTCAGCGCGGCCGGCGCGGCGCCGACGCCCGAGACCGCCTGCGCCGACGGCCTCGACAACGACGGCGACGGCGCCACCGACTGCGCCGACAGCGACTGCGCCGCGGCGCCCGCGTGCCAGGCGCCCACCACCGAGACCGCCTGCGCCGACGGCCTCGACAACGACGGCGACGGCGCCACCGACTGCGCCGACAGCGACTGCGCGCAGGCGCCCGCGTGCCAGGCGCCCGCCACCGAGACCGCCTGCGCCGACGGCCTCGACAACGACGGCGACGGCGCCACCGACTGCGCCGACAGCGACTGCGCGCAGGCGCCCGCGTGCCAGGCGACGTGGACCACGCTGGCCTCGAGCGCCTTCGAGAGCGGCTGGGACGGCTTCGTCGACGGCGGCGCCGACGCCGCGCGCTACCGCAGCACCACCTACTCGGCCAGCGGCCGCTACAGCGTCCAGCTGCGCAGCGCCTCGGGCGCGGCCTCGTCGTTCTGGAGCCCGACCCTGACGGTCGGCAGCTACGGCACGCTCCGGATCGAGTACAGCGCGCTGGCCAACTCGATGGAGGCCGGCGAGGACTACGTCGTCGAGCTCCAGCGCAACGGCGGCGCCTGGACCACCGTCGCCGACCTCGTCGTCGGCGCCGACTTCAGCAACGGCGTGCGCCACGCCGGCGCCTACGAGGTGCCGCTGGCCGGCGCCAGCTCGGTCGCGGTCCGGTTCCGGGTCGACGCCTCGAGCCGCAGCGACTACGTCTACTTCGACGACGTCGCGATCTCGGCGCGGTGA